CGACCCCTGAGTGCTCCAAGAAACGTCGATCCTCTGTGGCGATGAACGCCTGCTTTAAGAGATCTGGAATGTCCTTGCTGCTCACGCTTTCGCGGTTTTCACCCGATTGGTACAGCTTACCGATCTCTGAGGGGCTGTGCATCTTTGTCTTCACCTTGCGCCAAGATCAGTGTAGCTTCGGATGTGGTTTCAATTTTATCCAGATTTTGATCCAGGATTTTGAAGCCGCTCATGATGACGACGATATAAATGCCCATCGCGCAAATCACAGCCAATATGGAAGCGATGATTACACCAAATATTAGTTTTCTCGCACTAAATGATTGTTTCTTCCCAGATCGTTTCTTTCCTTCCGGTTTCTTTTTGGTCGAATTCGCCAAGTCCACCGACTCCCTCGTCTTTATTCTCTATTTCCACTCAACAAAAGAACAACCTCATAAGCAAGGTTGCTCCCATATGTTTCTATTCAGTTAGACGTTTCAGCAAATTGAAAAGTTGCAAAAACGGCCGTAGCGCCTATTACTCCGATGCTTCAGCTGCTGCCATAAGGGAAACAGCTCTTTGCGGGGTGAACGTCGAGATCGCATGTTTGTATACCATTTGCTGACGCCCTTCGCTGTCGATGATGATGGTGAAATTGTCAAAAGCACGAATGAGTCCTCTGATTTGAAACCCATTAGTCAAATAAACGGTAACGGGAATGCTTTCTTTACGAAGCTGGTTCAAAAAATTGTCCTGAATATTAATGGATTTATTCATCAGTAGGTCCCCCTTAATGGAATGAAACATCCGCTCGATCGGCGCTATTTCAATGGTAATTGTTGTTGATTATATTCAAGCTTTTGTACAAACTTTCCTGCTATTATATCACTAATCTTTTGGAAATGCGCAGAAAAATTTGCTGTATCCGTAACATCCACCCAATGAATGTCTTTCATATGGCGGAACCAAGACAGCTGTCGTTTGGCAAACCTGCGCGTATCGCGCTTGAGCAGTATAGCGGCCTCATCCAGTGTCCGGAATCCGTCCAGGTAGGTAACCATTTCCTTGTAGCCTAACCCTTGCAGGGAGATGGCATCCCTAGGGCACCCAGCCTCGAGAAGGCTGCGCACTTCGTCGACTAGACCTTCCTGCATCATAAGATCGATGCGCTCCTCAATGCGGGCATATAGCTTCGCACGATCCATCGTAAGTCCGATGATACACAGTTCGTAAGGAGATTCCTTTTTCTGACCGGCCAAATGCTCGGACATCGGTTTCCCCGATACGTGGGCAATCTCTAAAGCGCGAATGATTCTCCTGCGATCGTTAGCATGCAGCCGTTCAGCGGTTACCGGATCGACTTCTTGAAGCCTCCGATGCAGAGCTTCATCCCCGTTGCGAACCGCATACAGCTCCTGCTCCTGCCTGAATGCTTCATCCATCGCAACTTCGGTGAACTGGTAATTGTAGCAAACCGATTCTATGTACAATCCCGTGCCCCCCACGATGAAAGGCAGCTTGCCCCTGGCATGGATGTCCGGGATCAATTGCTTGACCCTCTCCTGAAACTCAGCAGCGGAGAACGGATAAGATGGGTCATGAATGTCAATCAAATGGTGCGGAACCACAGCTCTTTCTGCCTCTGTGGCTTTGGCCGTGCCGATATCCATACCGCGGTAGACCTGCATGGAGTCACCGGAAATAATTTCACAGCCGAATTGCTGTGCAAGATCCAAGCTCAATTTGGTTTTACCGACCGCTGTAGGACCGATCAGCACGAGTAATTTCGGCTTGGCCGACAAATCTAGCACAGTCGTATCACTCCATAGGTTGTTTTCGTATTAGAACGCATGACGGAATCAAAGCCCAAACGGGCGAATTCCTGCTGTCCCTGTGCTCCTTGAGCACAATGCTCTTGCGGGCAACGCGTCTTGCCTGCTCGATCGCAGCTACATCCAGTGCATCATAATTAGCACGTGCCCTTAACGGCGATATCGAGCTGGATTCATCAATCGGATTTCGAAACATCGGATCAAAATAGATGATATCGACGCTTTTGGAGTCCAATTGCTCCAGATAAATACGATGATTCATACGTATTACATGAATGCGCCGCATCGCTTCATTCAGCTCCGGAATTTCGGATTCGTAGGTCCTTAAGCCTTCACTGATAAGCATCGCAGGAACTGCTTCGCTCTCCACCGCGGTGACTGTACCCGTGTGGCCTGCGGCATAGGAGAACACGATCGAATCCGAAGCTAGTCCCGCTGTGCAGTCAACAACTGAATCGCCAGCCGTAACACCAGCCGCTTCCAGCAGTAGATCGGGCTCTCCCCGAAGAAGCCGTTTGATTCGAACCTGCGCCATGCTTGGATGAAAGAACAGCGCAGGCTGCTCCTCTTCATAGTACCTGATCTCTTCTCTAGTCACAAGCAGCACAGAAGGATCGCTGTATTTTTTTGCAATTGCTGTAAGGAATCCCTGCGCCTTGGCACTAAGCGCCCGCCATAAGCGGAAGCTAATTGCTCCGTCCTCGCAAGCACAGCCTGGGATGGTTCGTAAGATGTTGTGATCAGCACGAGCTTACATCACCCGCTTAAACATTTTTTCAAGCTCATAGGTTGAAAAGCTGACGACAATAGGTCGACCATGAGGACATGTATACGGATTGCGGCATGCTGCCAGACGGTCAATGAGCGCTTCCATTTCCAACACGCTAAGTCCTTGATTGGCTTTGATCGATGCTTTGCAGGAGCACATAATAGCCGCCTTCTCACGAAGCTTGGCAATATCAACCGCCTTACGCTCGCTAAGCACCCACTCGCACATCTCCTCAATGATCAGCTTTTCTTCGCCGCCAGGGAACCAGTGAGGATGCGCTCTGACCAGAAAAGTATTCCCGCCAAAGGCTTCCATAAACACGCCCGCCTGCTCAAACAGTAACAGCCTGTCCGAAATCACACCCGCTTCTGAAGGGGTAAATTCAAGTGTAATCGGAACAAGCAGCTCCTGACTGGCGTCAGCAGGATTGCCGAATTTTTCATAATAGTACTCATAATTGATGCGTTCGTGCGCCGCGTGCTGATCAATCAAGTATAGCCCGCTCTCGTTTTGAGCAACGAGATAGGTCCCATGCATCTGACCGATCGGCTCCAGCTTCGGAAATGAAGGGAGCTGCGGCGCACCGGATGCCGCTTCACCGCTTGGCAAAGACTCCATAAAAGCTTCTGCAGCTTTGCGAAGCTGCTCCGCAGGCATCTTGGGCTGCGGTTTTGAAAATGAGCCGGCAACGGATCGATTCGAGTTTGCAGAAGATTCCGAGGCAGCCGTGCGATTTGCATGTGCAGATGCCTCAGTAACAGTGCGATCTGCATTTGTAAATTTCTCTCTTGCACGGGCCAATTTGGACCGATCCAGCAAGTCTGTTTCCGCAGACTGCACATTCACCTGGTCAGACACCGGTTGATAAGGCAGCACGGCTTCCTTAATTTGAGCACCGCTTGCGGGAGCGGCTTGAACAGACTCAGAAGCGGGATCTTGCAAAGGCAGCTGCGGCTGACTGACAGCTGCTGTAGAATCTGCCGTTGAATCGGAAACTCGCGATAGATCGAGCTGTTCCTGCACGTAAGCGCCTTGCGGCGAGCTTGGCTTACTGCCTCGCGGAATCAAAACCTGCTTGCCAAGCACCCTTTTGGCCTCCGCTTCAATCATAGCGGTTAACTCCGCCTCTTTGCTGAAGCGCACCTCCAGCTTGGAAGGATGCACATTCACATCAACCAGCGCGGGGTCCATTTGAATCTGAAGGACGGCTACCGGAAACCGGTTTATGGGAAGCAAAGTATGATAGCCCTGCATGAGAGCTTGGTTCAAAGCGAAATTCCGAACATATCGTCCGTTCACGATCGTAGAGATCCCTCCGCGATTCGCGCGGGTTACCTCCGGCTTGGCGATATAGCCTTTCATGGTATAATCCAGCGTTTCCGCTTGATCGGCAGCATTTGCTTCCCGATCGCTGTGCCGTAAATACCTGCAATGACCTGAACCAAATCGCCGTTTCCTAGTGTTTGCAGCAGCAGGTTGCCGTTATGCTTGAGCGAAAAAGCAATCTGCGGATGAGCAAGCGCCAATCGGTACATATAATCCGACACGTGGCCCAGCTCCGTTTGGATCGTTTTCATATATTTGAGGCGGGCCGGTGTGTTAAAGAACAGCTCTCTGACGGTGACTTCAGTACCGCGGGAAGCAGCGATTTCTTCCAACGAGCGAATCGTTCCGCCCTCGATGCTGACTTTCCTGCCTAAACCATCATTGGTCGAGCTGGTGACACACTCCAAGCGGGATACAGAAGCGATACTAGGAAGTGCCTCCCCCGAAACCCTAATGTACGGATCGAAAATAAATCCTTGCTTGTGGATATTTTACTTGTTGCATGACGCTGAAAGGCCAGCTCGCAATCTCCGGGCTCCATCCCCATACCGTTGTCGGATACTCGGATGAATTGCAAGCCTCCTTCTTCAATGGTTACATCAATTCTGGTGCTTCCAGCGTCAACGGAATTCTCAACAAGCTCCTTCACAACGGAAGAGGGACGCTCGACAACCTCACCCGCTGCGATCTGGTTTGCGATGTGCTCGCTAAGCAGCTGGATTTTGCCCATAAGAATCAGTTCCCCTTTACAGCGCTGATCGTTACATTCTCTCCCTGTTCTTTAACCGTGAGTTCCGGGAAGTAATCATCAAACACGTCAACATTGACATAGCTGGTGCCATTATCAATTAGAAGCTTGTCCGCTTCGACCGGGATGGCGTGAACACCGTCAGCTGCCGTTACATCGACAGTTCGGTTTGCATCATTCCAGGTGATTTTCGCATCGACTAAAGCAGCTAGTGCCCGAGTCGGCATGTACATGTGCCCGTTCTCGCGAACAATTGGGAAACCGGCAGTCATTTCAACACCGTTGTAGGTTACTTTATGTTTGCTGACTTCAACTTGTACGTCTGAAATGCCTGCAAGATGAAGCGCCGTAATCAACTGAGCTGCACTGCCGTCGACTTCAACATCCGGCGTAATGCCTACTTTGTTCACTTTGCGCATTTTCGGAGTCAGGTACTCTTCAATGGTTACTTTCAGCGCACTGCCGTCGTCCAATTGAAGGATTTGCTGAACACTTCCCTTACCGAAGGTTTGAACGCCGACAACTTTGGCTACGTTATAGTCCTGCAGAGCGCCGGACAGCACTTCAGATGCGCTGGCGCTGTTTTCGTTAGCAAGAATATAGACAGGAACATCGATGGTGGAGCCGCCGTTAAACGTAACCGGATCGTCTACGCCATTGCGGTCCTTCGTATGAATCAACGCGCCCTCTTTCACAAAATGCTTCGCGATATTTTCAGCCGTATCCACCAGACCGCCAGGATTGTTGCGAACATCAAGGATGAGCGCTTTTAATCCTTTGGCTTTCAGATCGGCAAGCTGTTTGTCAAAATCCTCATCCGCATCGCTGGAAAAATCAGTGATCTGGATGTAACCCACACCGTTTGAAAAGCTCTTGCTGTATACTTCAGGAACGTTGACCGACTTGCGGGTAAGATCTACGGTAACCTGCTGATCGCCACGTTGGACCGTAATCTTCGTCTTCGTCCCTTCCACACCAATAATCTTGTCACGAGCGGAATCAATCGAATTCTTATCAATCGCTACTCCATCTACAGCTACGATGTAATCATCCACCTTAAGGCCTGCTGCCTCGGCAGCAGAGTCCGGGAATACCTCGGAGATATAGACACCACTCTCGTCCATGCCAATTCGTGCGCCCATACCTACATAGTTATTTTCCAAGGAACTGGAAAACTGATTCAACTCATCCTTTGTAAAATATACCGTGTACGGGTCCTTAAGACCTTCCACCATTTGCTGTATGGATTCACCCTGCAGATCATTCTCCGTCACACCGCTGACATGCATGGTTCCGAGAATTTGTCTGACCTGCTGGGTTTGTATATCTTCCTGCGCCATAGCTTGAGCGGGAATAACCGCCAGGAATGTTGCTGCCGCAGCTAAAGTTACCTTCATTGTCTTCATGCCGGTATGTTTCATGTTAACCTCTCCCATGCCGTAATTTGGTATCACGTCTTCGAACGGTTGCGAACTACGCTAGTTCTGAAGCTTTTGCTTCCATTCATAAACAAGATTAAGCGCCTGAAGCGGCGTCATATTAATTAAATCGATACTTTTGAGCTGATCTAAGACGTGCTGGGTCTTCGGATCGAGCTTTTTCTTCGCAGCCGATGTTTGAGCGGTATCCTCTTCAAAAAGGAAAGCTGTTGAATAGCTGCAGCCGAGCTCGACTGGCCAATCGCAGTAAGCTCCGACGATGTAGCTAACTGCTCAGACGCGGATAGTTCCACAGATGATGCTGACTGTCCAGACGCGGATAGTTCCGCAGATGATGCTGACTGCTCGAACTCCGGTAGTTCCGCTGAAGCGCTAGACAGCTGCTCAGGTGATTCTGCTATGGCAGCAGTCCGCTGATTTGAAGATAATTCGACTTCGGATGCAGCCGATCTTTGAGCAGCGTAACCATTCTTGCCTTGCATCTGGGACGCTCGGCCCTCACTGGCTGCGACCTGCTGAGATGCTACCACTTGTGATGCTGCGGCGGCGCGGTCCTCGAAGCCATTCAACAGCTCGTACGAGCGTTGAATGATCGCTTCCGGCAGCCCTGCTATCTCGGCGCAGTAGATGCCGTAGCTCGTGCTCGCGGCCCCGGGGATCAGCTTGCGCAGGAAGGTCACCTGCCTGCCGCTTTCTTTCACCGCCATGCAGTGATTGCGCAGGTGCTTCAAGCTTTCTTCCAAGTGCGCAAGCTCATGGAAATGCGTGGAGACCAGCGTTTTGCAGCCAATTCTGTCATGCAAAAACTCGATCACCGACTGCGCAATGGCCATGCCTTCCCCTGTCGAGGTCCCGCGGCCCAGCTCGTCAATGATGAC
This genomic window from Paenibacillus hexagrammi contains:
- the hfq gene encoding RNA chaperone Hfq, with amino-acid sequence MNKSINIQDNFLNQLRKESIPVTVYLTNGFQIRGLIRAFDNFTIIIDSEGRQQMVYKHAISTFTPQRAVSLMAAAEASE
- the miaA gene encoding tRNA (adenosine(37)-N6)-dimethylallyltransferase MiaA codes for the protein MSAKPKLLVLIGPTAVGKTKLSLDLAQQFGCEIISGDSMQVYRGMDIGTAKATEAERAVVPHHLIDIHDPSYPFSAAEFQERVKQLIPDIHARGKLPFIVGGTGLYIESVCYNYQFTEVAMDEAFRQEQELYAVRNGDEALHRRLQEVDPVTAERLHANDRRRIIRALEIAHVSGKPMSEHLAGQKKESPYELCIIGLTMDRAKLYARIEERIDLMMQEGLVDEVRSLLEAGCPRDAISLQGLGYKEMVTYLDGFRTLDEAAILLKRDTRRFAKRQLSWFRHMKDIHWVDVTDTANFSAHFQKISDIIAGKFVQKLEYNQQQLPLK
- a CDS encoding class I SAM-dependent methyltransferase, which codes for MLLVTREEIRYYEEEQPALFFHPSMAQVRIKRLLRGEPDLLLEAAGVTAGDSVVDCTAGLASDSIVFSYAAGHTGTVTAVESEAVPAMLISEGLRTYESEIPELNEAMRRIHVIRMNHRIYLEQLDSKSVDIIYFDPMFRNPIDESSSISPLRARANYDALDVAAIEQARRVARKSIVLKEHRDSRNSPVWALIPSCVLIRKQPME
- a CDS encoding S41 family peptidase; translation: MKHTGMKTMKVTLAAAATFLAVIPAQAMAQEDIQTQQVRQILGTMHVSGVTENDLQGESIQQMVEGLKDPYTVYFTKDELNQFSSSLENNYVGMGARIGMDESGVYISEVFPDSAAEAAGLKVDDYIVAVDGVAIDKNSIDSARDKIIGVEGTKTKITVQRGDQQVTVDLTRKSVNVPEVYSKSFSNGVGYIQITDFSSDADEDFDKQLADLKAKGLKALILDVRNNPGGLVDTAENIAKHFVKEGALIHTKDRNGVDDPVTFNGGSTIDVPVYILANENSASASEVLSGALQDYNVAKVVGVQTFGKGSVQQILQLDDGSALKVTIEEYLTPKMRKVNKVGITPDVEVDGSAAQLITALHLAGISDVQVEVSKHKVTYNGVEMTAGFPIVRENGHMYMPTRALAALVDAKITWNDANRTVDVTAADGVHAIPVEADKLLIDNGTSYVNVDVFDDYFPELTVKEQGENVTISAVKGN